In Methanonatronarchaeum sp. AMET-Sl, one genomic interval encodes:
- a CDS encoding ferredoxin, which yields MKIVVDQDACISCGICSDVCDEVFEEDDFGISQIVSEYRNEEANIGEVDDDIDCVELAVEDCPVAAIETK from the coding sequence ATGAAAATAGTTGTAGATCAAGATGCATGTATTTCCTGTGGTATCTGTTCCGATGTCTGTGATGAAGTTTTCGAAGAAGACGATTTCGGTATATCCCAGATAGTTTCTGAATATAGAAACGAGGAGGCTAACATCGGTGAAGTAGATGATGACATTGATTGTGTTGAACTTGCAGTTGAAGACTGTCCCGTTGCAGCCATAGAAACAAAATAA